One region of Desmodus rotundus isolate HL8 chromosome 11, HLdesRot8A.1, whole genome shotgun sequence genomic DNA includes:
- the MDC1 gene encoding mediator of DNA damage checkpoint protein 1 isoform X4: MEDTQAIDWEAGEEEEPELPSDSLGRSSEPLGRLRVFSSVHGPEKDFPLYLGKNAVGRTPDCTVALPFPTISKQHAVIDILARNKAAIRDCGSLNGTQILRPPKFLSPGVSHRLRDQELVVFADLPCQYHRLDASLPFVSRGPLSVQETPRAQGGTQPWGNLLAEDSEEEVDPLSERCMVKEPRTTSPLLGTVVPESDEEGPSSAPDGPGPPCAFNFDSDTDEEESPQPAAGEARSAATRDATAETEQPKAVAAETQCEMSPCSGKGRNNDTSNGVVLVGTIPERSQPAREDSETDMEDEGRPPGRPAEVRLERAQPSGFTDSDTDMEEEIPATPAVVPVKKRQTFLGVSAESPGGPDPAHRQESLAGSDTDVETEAPLTAPLGRSQASVVIDSDTEDEEEVSAALTLARLKESHAAAWDRGAAVEGGQARPRSPSGRDRDTEAEEEKFPVEKREYVPKGHTDKAHSEESQPPFVASVRDVEGDKSSPGVHLERSRASVKVGISTQVEEELPPAPAVTLPEKPQVPVAWTNQTNVGAEGGPAKLPVMHLAEARPPPDSENLDLQATQCFVETEGQSMGGALDEPWEVLATQPFCLKESEASDAQLGAAHLEAQGSCPFSPRAASQDQHPESPLHTEPLGIQGREIQTAEKGMSIPREPAERVTLEGGPLGRETKKLPPEGSRENVIGEEEVTGVMKDREQKQVLARDTQRQESNKMGKSGFMERDMESLKVEIETPKELQEIVKQAPAKEAFEREAGTPAPRRKCEPGGTGGSVPRGALEGGAQGPETQGGSMGQKGQASSPTLQPEGWARGLVGLSPALVASGSQSGGRRRAPLSHRRWQRGHLSCKTPPAERVSRGDPETLDACVPATVPAASAPGQDPLICRNQEHPAPQSLFAPSPPFLKPPIPRTRQNGSQEVLENPLSSELDPLHAKPKVRPRGRSKMTSSPVSSIASESHPSASKDLPVTPEPTSRATRSRTHRSSVKTPKPVVPTAPELQPSTSKDLPVTPEPTSRVTRSRTHRSSVKTPKPVVPKAPELQPSQGGRRRTLRSTGSAVPVPTTPEFQSPGPTHQPISPEPIPQANCSRRPRATRKNGSLTTPIVCEPCSAPLEPNSPSSRHQRRGAVRVAKSLRTIPKPAFAELPEAPTHVSQIPKVEAGGRHEFTPKTQHKAFQSRKRPSSTVDSPPLQKRLQRGEVHQKTVFLKEEEDPTEKEEDVVIPGPGKREKHKAEEPKRVPGRSLRRTKPKHAPTAPKVLFTGVADARAEQAVLALGGSLASSAAEASHLVTDRVCRTVKFLCALGRGIPILSLDWLHQSHKVGSFLPPDEYVVTDSEQEKNFGFSLRDSLSRARERRLLEGYEIHVTPGVRPPPPQMAEIISCCGGTVLSSMPRSYKPQRVVITCSQDVPRCTTPLRAGLPILSPEFLLTGVLKQEAKPEAFVLCTLERPCT, from the exons ATGGAGGACACTCAGGCTATTGACtgggaggctggagaagaggaggaaccaGAGCTCCCCAGTGACTCACTGGGGAGGAGCTCGGAGCCCTTAGGGCGACTGCGCGTCTTCAGTAGTGTCCACGGGCCAGAGAAAG ATTTCCCACTATACCTCGGGAAGAACGCAGTAGGCCGAACGCCTGATTGCACTGTGGCCCTGCCCTTTCCAACCATCTCCAAACAACATGCAGTGATTGACATCTTGGCCCGGAACAAGGCAGCCATTCGGGATTGTGGGAGCCTCAATGGTACGCAAATCCTGAGGCCACCTAAGTTCCTGAGCCCTGGGGTGAGCCATCGTCTGAGGGACCAGGAGTTGGTTGTCTTTGCTGACTTGCCCTGCCAGTACCATCGCCTGGATGCCTCCCTGCCCTTTGTCTCCCGGGGCCCCCTAAGTGTACAGGAGACacccagggcacagggaggaaCTCAGCCCTGGGGGAACCTGTTAGCTGAGGACTCAGAAGAGGAAGTAG ATCCTCTTTCTGAAAGGTGCATGGTGAAAGAACCAAGGACCACATCCCCCCTTTTGGGAACAGTTGTTCCAGAGAG TGATGAAGAGGGGCCTTCCTCTGCCCCAGATGGCCCTGGGCCACCTTGTGCCTTCAACTTCGACAGTGACACAGATGAGGAAGAAAGTCCACAACCAGCAGCAGGGGAGGCCCGCTCAGCTGCCACAAGAGATGCCACTGCAGAGACAGAACAGCCTAAAGCTGTTGCAGCTGAAACCCAGTGTGAAATGAGTCCGTgttcagggaagggaaggaacaaTGACACGAGCAATGGGGTGGTTCTGGTTGGAACGATTCCTGAGAGGAGCCAACCTGCCAGAGAGGACAGTGAAACGGACATGGAGGACGAGGGTAGGCCTCCAGGAAGGCCAGCGGAGGTCCGTCTGGAAAGGGCCCAGCCCTCTGGCTTCACAGACAGTGACACTGACATGGAAGAAGAGATTCCTGCGACCCCAGCTGTAGTTCCTGTGAAGAAGAGGCAAACCTTTCTTGGAGTTAGTGCAGAGAGTCCTGGGGGGCCTGATCCGGCACATCGTCAAGAGAGCCTGGCTGGTAGCGACacagatgtggagactgaggcccCACTCACAGCCCCTCTGGGGCGCAGCCAAGCCTCCGTGGTGATTGACAGCGATACGGAGGACGAGGAGGAAGTGTCAGCAGCACTCACCTTGGCACGTCTGAAAGAAAGCCATGCCGCTGCGTGGGACAGAGGTGCAGCTGTGGAAGGGGGCCAAGCCCGGCCTCGGTCCCCTTCTGGGAGAGACAGGGACACGGAAGCGGAGGAGGAGAAGTTCCCAGTAGAAAAGAGAGAATATGTTCCCAAAGGTCACACAGACAAAGCACATTCAGAAGAGAGCCAGCCTCCTTTCGTGGCCAGTGTTAGAGACGTGGAAGGAGATAAGAGCTCACCTGGAGTCCACCTGGAAAGAAGCCGAGCCTCTGTCAAAGTGGGCATCAGCACACAAGTGGAAGAGGAACTCCCCCCAGCACCAGCAGTTACACTCCCAGAGAAGCCTCAGGTGCCTGTGGCATGGACAAACCAAACAAATGTGGGAGCAGAAGGGGGTCCAGCAAAGCTACCTGTGATGCATCTAGCGGAAGCCCGGCCTCCTCCAG ACTCTGAAAATCTGGACCTACAGGCTACCCAGTGCTTTGTGGAGACAGAGGGTCAGAGCATGGGAG GTGCCCTGGATGAACCATGGGAGGTCTTGGCTACACAGCCATTCTGTCTAAAAGAGTCCGAGGCCTCAGATGCCCAGCTTGGTGCTGCCCACCTTGAGGCCCAGGGCTCTTGCCCCTTTTCACCTAGAGCAGCATCTCAAGACCAACATCCAGAAAGCCCACTCCACACAGAGCCACTGGGGATTCAAGGCAGAGAGATACAGACTGCAGAGAAAGGCATGAGTATACCAAGAGAACCAGCAGAGAGGGTGACTCTGGAGGGAGGGCCGTTAGGGAGGGAAACCAAAAAACTGCCACCAGAAGGATCGAGAGAAAATGtgattggagaggaagaagtaaccGGGGTGATGAAGGACAGAGAACAAAAACAGGTGTTAGCCAGAGACACTCAGAGACAAGAGTCCaataaaatggggaaaagtgGGTTTATGGAAAGGGATATGGAGAGTTTGAAGGTAGAAATTGAGACACCCAAGGAATTACAAGAGATAGTAAAGCAGGCTCCTGCAAAAGAAGCATTTGAGAGAGAAGCAGGAACACCAGCACCACGGAGAAAGTGTGAGCCAGGTGGGACAGGCGGCAGCGTACCCAGAGGAGCACTGGAGGGAGGTGCGCAGGGACCGGAGACACAGGGAGGGAGCATGGGCCAGAAAGGGCAGGCCTCCAGCCCTACACTGCAGCCTGAAGGATGGGCAAGGGGCCTCGTGGGACTCTCACCAGCCCTGGTAGCTTCTGGGAGCCAGTCGGGTGGAAGAAGGAGAGCCCCATTAAGCCACAGGAGGTGGCAGAGAG GCCACTTGAGTTGCAAGACGCCACCTGCAGAGAGGGTTTCTAGG GGTGATCCAGAAACTCTAGATGCTTGTGTGCCTGCGACAGTACCTGCAGCCTCAGCCCCAGGCCAAGACCCCCTCATCTGTCGGAACCAAGAACACCCTGCGCCTCAGTCCCTCTTTGCTCCCTCTCCACCTTTTTTAAAACCACCCATTCCCAGAACCAGGCAAAACGGGAGCCAGGAAGTTCTAGAGAATCCCTTGTCTTCAGAGTTGGACCCTCTTCATGCCAAACCCAAAGTCAGGCCCCGAGGGCGCTCCAAGATGACGTCCTCTCCAGTTTCTTCTATAGCCTCAGAGTCCCACCCTTCTGCCTCCAAAGACCTGCCTGTCACCCCTGAGCCCACATCTCGGGCCACTCGGAGCCGGACACATAGGTCCTCTGTCAAGACCCCTAAACCAGTTGTCCCCACGGCCCCTGAGCTCCAGCCTTCCACCTCCAAAGACCTGCCTGTCACCCCTGAGCCCACATCTCGGGTCACTAGGAGCAGGACACATAGGTCCTCTGTCAAGACCCCTAAACCAGTTGTCCCCAAGGCCCCTGAGCTCCAGCCTTCTCAGGGTGGTCGGCGCAGGACACTGAGGTCTACAGGAAGTGCTGTGCCAGTTCCTACCACCCCTGAGTTCCAGTCTCCTGGCCCCACACACCAGCCTATTTCCCCTGAGCCCATCCCTCAAGCCAATTGCAGCAGGAGGCCGAGGGCCACTAGGAAGAACGGGTCCCTCACCACTCCCATCGTCTGTGAACCCTGTTCTGCACCCCTTGAACCAAACTCCCCATCCTCAAGGCACCAAAGGCGAGGAGCAGTGAGAGTAGCCAAGTCCCTTAGGACCATCCCTAAGCCTGCCTTTGCCGAGCTTCCTGAGGCACCCACTCATGTTTCCCAGATCCCAAAGGTAGAGGCAGGAGGTAGACATGAGTTCACCCCAAAGACCCAGCATAAGGCCTTTCAAAGCCGCAAGAGGCCTTCCAGTACTGTGGACTCACCCCCACTTCAAAAACGGCTCCAAAGAGGGGAGGTCCACCAGAAGACAGTGTTCCTCAAGGAGGAGGAAGACcccacagagaaggaagag GATGTGGTCATTCCAGGACcaggcaagagagagaaacacaaagcTGAGGAGCCCAAGCGAGTGCCAGGCCGCAGCCTCCGTCGGACCAAACCTAAACATGCGCCCACAGCCCCCAAA GTGCTCTTCACAGGAGTGGCAGACGCCCGGGCAGAGCAGGCAGTGCTGGCCCTGGGGGGAAGCCTGGCCAGCTCAGCAGCGGAAGCTTCCCACCTGGTGACTGACCGAGTGTGCCGGACAGTCAAGTTCCTGTGTGCCCTGGGGCGGGGGATCCCCATCCTCTCCCTGGACTGGCTGCACCAG TCCCACAAGGTTGGCAGTTTCTTGCCCCCGGATGAATATGTGGTGACTGACTCTGAGCAGGAAAAGAACTTTGGCTTCAGCCTCCGTGATTCTCTGAGCCGGGCTCGTGAGCGAAGGCTGCTGGAG GGCTACGAGATTCACGTGACCCCCGGAGTCCGGCCCCCCCCTCCTCAGATGGCGGAGATCATCAGTTGCTGCGGAGGCACTGTCCTCTCCAGCATGCCCCGGTCCTACAAG cctCAGAGAGTTGTGATCACGTGCTCCCAGGACGTCCCTCGATGCACCACGCCGCTGCGGGCTGGGCTGCCCATCCTCTCACCGGAGTTCCTGCTGACGGGGGTGCTGAAGCAGGAAGCCAAGCCAGAGGCTTTTGTTCTCTGCACTTTGGAAAGGCCGTGCACCTGA
- the MDC1 gene encoding mediator of DNA damage checkpoint protein 1 isoform X2 → MEDTQAIDWEAGEEEEPELPSDSLGRSSEPLGRLRVFSSVHGPEKDFPLYLGKNAVGRTPDCTVALPFPTISKQHAVIDILARNKAAIRDCGSLNGTQILRPPKFLSPGVSHRLRDQELVVFADLPCQYHRLDASLPFVSRGPLSVQETPRAQGGTQPWGNLLAEDSEEEVDPLSERCMVKEPRTTSPLLGTVVPESDEEGPSSAPDGPGPPCAFNFDSDTDEEESPQPAAGEARSAATRDATAETEQPKAVAAETQCEMSPCSGKGRNNDTSNGVVLVGTIPERSQPAREDSETDMEDEGRPPGRPAEVRLERAQPSGFTDSDTDMEEEIPATPAVVPVKKRQTFLGVSAESPGGPDPAHRQESLAGSDTDVETEAPLTAPLGRSQASVVIDSDTEDEEEVSAALTLARLKESHAAAWDRGAAVEGGQARPRSPSGRDRDTEAEEEKFPVEKREYVPKGHTDKAHSEESQPPFVASVRDVEGDKSSPGVHLERSRASVKVGISTQVEEELPPAPAVTLPEKPQVPVAWTNQTNVGAEGGPAKLPVMHLAEARPPPDTGTLGEPTQPQRKGAQPPRERGREPHADMTRDSGDSHDDSENLDLQATQCFVETEGQSMGGALDEPWEVLATQPFCLKESEASDAQLGAAHLEAQGSCPFSPRAASQDQHPESPLHTEPLGIQGREIQTAEKGMSIPREPAERVTLEGGPLGRETKKLPPEGSRENVIGEEEVTGVMKDREQKQVLARDTQRQESNKMGKSGFMERDMESLKVEIETPKELQEIVKQAPAKEAFEREAGTPAPRRKCEPGGTGGSVPRGALEGGAQGPETQGGSMGQKGQASSPTLQPEGWARGLVGLSPALVASGSQSGGRRRAPLSHRRWQRGHLSCKTPPAERVSRGDPETLDACVPATVPAASAPGQDPLICRNQEHPAPQSLFAPSPPFLKPPIPRTRQNGSQEVLENPLSSELDPLHAKPKVRPRGRSKMTSSPVSSIASESHPSASKDLPVTPEPTSRATRSRTHRSSVKTPKPVVPTAPELQPSTSKDLPVTPEPTSRVTRSRTHRSSVKTPKPVVPKAPELQPSQGGRRRTLRSTGSAVPVPTTPEFQSPGPTHQPISPEPIPQANCSRRPRATRKNGSLTTPIVCEPCSAPLEPNSPSSRHQRRGAVRVAKSLRTIPKPAFAELPEAPTHVSQIPKVEAGGRHEFTPKTQHKAFQSRKRPSSTVDSPPLQKRLQRGEVHQKTVFLKEEEDPTEKEEDVVIPGPGKREKHKAEEPKRVPGRSLRRTKPKHAPTAPKVLFTGVADARAEQAVLALGGSLASSAAEASHLVTDRVCRTVKFLCALGRGIPILSLDWLHQSHKVGSFLPPDEYVVTDSEQEKNFGFSLRDSLSRARERRLLEGYEIHVTPGVRPPPPQMAEIISCCGGTVLSSMPRSYKPQRVVITCSQDVPRCTTPLRAGLPILSPEFLLTGVLKQEAKPEAFVLCTLERPCT, encoded by the exons ATGGAGGACACTCAGGCTATTGACtgggaggctggagaagaggaggaaccaGAGCTCCCCAGTGACTCACTGGGGAGGAGCTCGGAGCCCTTAGGGCGACTGCGCGTCTTCAGTAGTGTCCACGGGCCAGAGAAAG ATTTCCCACTATACCTCGGGAAGAACGCAGTAGGCCGAACGCCTGATTGCACTGTGGCCCTGCCCTTTCCAACCATCTCCAAACAACATGCAGTGATTGACATCTTGGCCCGGAACAAGGCAGCCATTCGGGATTGTGGGAGCCTCAATGGTACGCAAATCCTGAGGCCACCTAAGTTCCTGAGCCCTGGGGTGAGCCATCGTCTGAGGGACCAGGAGTTGGTTGTCTTTGCTGACTTGCCCTGCCAGTACCATCGCCTGGATGCCTCCCTGCCCTTTGTCTCCCGGGGCCCCCTAAGTGTACAGGAGACacccagggcacagggaggaaCTCAGCCCTGGGGGAACCTGTTAGCTGAGGACTCAGAAGAGGAAGTAG ATCCTCTTTCTGAAAGGTGCATGGTGAAAGAACCAAGGACCACATCCCCCCTTTTGGGAACAGTTGTTCCAGAGAG TGATGAAGAGGGGCCTTCCTCTGCCCCAGATGGCCCTGGGCCACCTTGTGCCTTCAACTTCGACAGTGACACAGATGAGGAAGAAAGTCCACAACCAGCAGCAGGGGAGGCCCGCTCAGCTGCCACAAGAGATGCCACTGCAGAGACAGAACAGCCTAAAGCTGTTGCAGCTGAAACCCAGTGTGAAATGAGTCCGTgttcagggaagggaaggaacaaTGACACGAGCAATGGGGTGGTTCTGGTTGGAACGATTCCTGAGAGGAGCCAACCTGCCAGAGAGGACAGTGAAACGGACATGGAGGACGAGGGTAGGCCTCCAGGAAGGCCAGCGGAGGTCCGTCTGGAAAGGGCCCAGCCCTCTGGCTTCACAGACAGTGACACTGACATGGAAGAAGAGATTCCTGCGACCCCAGCTGTAGTTCCTGTGAAGAAGAGGCAAACCTTTCTTGGAGTTAGTGCAGAGAGTCCTGGGGGGCCTGATCCGGCACATCGTCAAGAGAGCCTGGCTGGTAGCGACacagatgtggagactgaggcccCACTCACAGCCCCTCTGGGGCGCAGCCAAGCCTCCGTGGTGATTGACAGCGATACGGAGGACGAGGAGGAAGTGTCAGCAGCACTCACCTTGGCACGTCTGAAAGAAAGCCATGCCGCTGCGTGGGACAGAGGTGCAGCTGTGGAAGGGGGCCAAGCCCGGCCTCGGTCCCCTTCTGGGAGAGACAGGGACACGGAAGCGGAGGAGGAGAAGTTCCCAGTAGAAAAGAGAGAATATGTTCCCAAAGGTCACACAGACAAAGCACATTCAGAAGAGAGCCAGCCTCCTTTCGTGGCCAGTGTTAGAGACGTGGAAGGAGATAAGAGCTCACCTGGAGTCCACCTGGAAAGAAGCCGAGCCTCTGTCAAAGTGGGCATCAGCACACAAGTGGAAGAGGAACTCCCCCCAGCACCAGCAGTTACACTCCCAGAGAAGCCTCAGGTGCCTGTGGCATGGACAAACCAAACAAATGTGGGAGCAGAAGGGGGTCCAGCAAAGCTACCTGTGATGCATCTAGCGGAAGCCCGGCCTCCTCCAG ACACAGGTACTCTAGGAGAACCCACCCAGCCTCAGAGAAAGGGAGCCCAGCCccccagagaaagagggagagagccaCATGCGGACATGACCAGGGACTCTGGAGACAGCCATGATG ACTCTGAAAATCTGGACCTACAGGCTACCCAGTGCTTTGTGGAGACAGAGGGTCAGAGCATGGGAG GTGCCCTGGATGAACCATGGGAGGTCTTGGCTACACAGCCATTCTGTCTAAAAGAGTCCGAGGCCTCAGATGCCCAGCTTGGTGCTGCCCACCTTGAGGCCCAGGGCTCTTGCCCCTTTTCACCTAGAGCAGCATCTCAAGACCAACATCCAGAAAGCCCACTCCACACAGAGCCACTGGGGATTCAAGGCAGAGAGATACAGACTGCAGAGAAAGGCATGAGTATACCAAGAGAACCAGCAGAGAGGGTGACTCTGGAGGGAGGGCCGTTAGGGAGGGAAACCAAAAAACTGCCACCAGAAGGATCGAGAGAAAATGtgattggagaggaagaagtaaccGGGGTGATGAAGGACAGAGAACAAAAACAGGTGTTAGCCAGAGACACTCAGAGACAAGAGTCCaataaaatggggaaaagtgGGTTTATGGAAAGGGATATGGAGAGTTTGAAGGTAGAAATTGAGACACCCAAGGAATTACAAGAGATAGTAAAGCAGGCTCCTGCAAAAGAAGCATTTGAGAGAGAAGCAGGAACACCAGCACCACGGAGAAAGTGTGAGCCAGGTGGGACAGGCGGCAGCGTACCCAGAGGAGCACTGGAGGGAGGTGCGCAGGGACCGGAGACACAGGGAGGGAGCATGGGCCAGAAAGGGCAGGCCTCCAGCCCTACACTGCAGCCTGAAGGATGGGCAAGGGGCCTCGTGGGACTCTCACCAGCCCTGGTAGCTTCTGGGAGCCAGTCGGGTGGAAGAAGGAGAGCCCCATTAAGCCACAGGAGGTGGCAGAGAG GCCACTTGAGTTGCAAGACGCCACCTGCAGAGAGGGTTTCTAGG GGTGATCCAGAAACTCTAGATGCTTGTGTGCCTGCGACAGTACCTGCAGCCTCAGCCCCAGGCCAAGACCCCCTCATCTGTCGGAACCAAGAACACCCTGCGCCTCAGTCCCTCTTTGCTCCCTCTCCACCTTTTTTAAAACCACCCATTCCCAGAACCAGGCAAAACGGGAGCCAGGAAGTTCTAGAGAATCCCTTGTCTTCAGAGTTGGACCCTCTTCATGCCAAACCCAAAGTCAGGCCCCGAGGGCGCTCCAAGATGACGTCCTCTCCAGTTTCTTCTATAGCCTCAGAGTCCCACCCTTCTGCCTCCAAAGACCTGCCTGTCACCCCTGAGCCCACATCTCGGGCCACTCGGAGCCGGACACATAGGTCCTCTGTCAAGACCCCTAAACCAGTTGTCCCCACGGCCCCTGAGCTCCAGCCTTCCACCTCCAAAGACCTGCCTGTCACCCCTGAGCCCACATCTCGGGTCACTAGGAGCAGGACACATAGGTCCTCTGTCAAGACCCCTAAACCAGTTGTCCCCAAGGCCCCTGAGCTCCAGCCTTCTCAGGGTGGTCGGCGCAGGACACTGAGGTCTACAGGAAGTGCTGTGCCAGTTCCTACCACCCCTGAGTTCCAGTCTCCTGGCCCCACACACCAGCCTATTTCCCCTGAGCCCATCCCTCAAGCCAATTGCAGCAGGAGGCCGAGGGCCACTAGGAAGAACGGGTCCCTCACCACTCCCATCGTCTGTGAACCCTGTTCTGCACCCCTTGAACCAAACTCCCCATCCTCAAGGCACCAAAGGCGAGGAGCAGTGAGAGTAGCCAAGTCCCTTAGGACCATCCCTAAGCCTGCCTTTGCCGAGCTTCCTGAGGCACCCACTCATGTTTCCCAGATCCCAAAGGTAGAGGCAGGAGGTAGACATGAGTTCACCCCAAAGACCCAGCATAAGGCCTTTCAAAGCCGCAAGAGGCCTTCCAGTACTGTGGACTCACCCCCACTTCAAAAACGGCTCCAAAGAGGGGAGGTCCACCAGAAGACAGTGTTCCTCAAGGAGGAGGAAGACcccacagagaaggaagag GATGTGGTCATTCCAGGACcaggcaagagagagaaacacaaagcTGAGGAGCCCAAGCGAGTGCCAGGCCGCAGCCTCCGTCGGACCAAACCTAAACATGCGCCCACAGCCCCCAAA GTGCTCTTCACAGGAGTGGCAGACGCCCGGGCAGAGCAGGCAGTGCTGGCCCTGGGGGGAAGCCTGGCCAGCTCAGCAGCGGAAGCTTCCCACCTGGTGACTGACCGAGTGTGCCGGACAGTCAAGTTCCTGTGTGCCCTGGGGCGGGGGATCCCCATCCTCTCCCTGGACTGGCTGCACCAG TCCCACAAGGTTGGCAGTTTCTTGCCCCCGGATGAATATGTGGTGACTGACTCTGAGCAGGAAAAGAACTTTGGCTTCAGCCTCCGTGATTCTCTGAGCCGGGCTCGTGAGCGAAGGCTGCTGGAG GGCTACGAGATTCACGTGACCCCCGGAGTCCGGCCCCCCCCTCCTCAGATGGCGGAGATCATCAGTTGCTGCGGAGGCACTGTCCTCTCCAGCATGCCCCGGTCCTACAAG cctCAGAGAGTTGTGATCACGTGCTCCCAGGACGTCCCTCGATGCACCACGCCGCTGCGGGCTGGGCTGCCCATCCTCTCACCGGAGTTCCTGCTGACGGGGGTGCTGAAGCAGGAAGCCAAGCCAGAGGCTTTTGTTCTCTGCACTTTGGAAAGGCCGTGCACCTGA